The Budorcas taxicolor isolate Tak-1 chromosome 5, Takin1.1, whole genome shotgun sequence genome includes a window with the following:
- the NFYB gene encoding nuclear transcription factor Y subunit beta: MTMDGDSSTTDASQLGISADYIGGSHYVIQPHDDTEDSMNDHEDTNGSKESFREQDIYLPIANVARIMKNAIPQTGKIAKDAKECVQECVSEFISFITSEASERCHQEKRKTINGEDILFAMSTLGFDSYVEPLKLYLQKFREAMKGEKGIGGAVTATDGLSEELTEEAFTNQLPAGLITADGQQQNVMVYTTSYQQISGVQQIQFS, from the exons ATGGATGGTGACAGTTCTACCACAGATGCTTCTCAACTAGGGATTTCTGCAGACTATATTGGAGGGAGTCATTATGTTATACAGCCTCATGATG ATACTGAGGACAGCATGAATGATCATGAAGACACAAATGGTTCAAAAGAAAGTTTTAGAGAACAAGACATATACCTTCCAATCGCAAACGTTGCAAGAATAATGAAAAACGCCATACCTCAAACGGGAAAG ATTGCAaaagatgccaaagaatgtgTTCAAGAATGTGTAAGCGAGTTCATCAGCTTCATAACATCTGAAGCAAGTGAAAGATGCCACCAAGAGAAGCGGAAGACAATCAACGGAGAAGATATTCTTTTTGCCATGTCTACCTTAGGCTTCGACAGTTACGTAGAACCTCTGAAACTATACCTTCAAAAGTTCAGAGAG gctatgaaaggagaaaaaggaattgGTGGAGCAGTCACAGCTACAGATGGACTAAGCGAAGAGCTTACAGAGGAGGCATTTA cTAACCAGTTACCAGCTGGCTTAATAACTGCAGATGGTCAGCAACAAAATGTTATGGTTTACACAACATCATATCAACAG ATTTCTGGTGTTCAGCAAATTCAGTTTTCATGA